CGACGATCTCGACCTGCTCGGGCCGGAACACCGCGGTGCGCGGCTTGCCGGGCGCTTCACCGTCGGCGCCCGGAATCGCGATGCCGACGCCGAGCCAGTCCGCGCCCTTGCAGCCGCTCGCGAACTTCCACGTGCCGTCGACGCGCCAGCCGCCCGGCGCTTGCCGCGCGGGCTGCACGGGGAAGAGGCCGCCCGCGAACACCTGATCGGGCCCCGTCGCGTAGACGGCTTCCTGCGTCGCGAGCGGCAGCGCCGCGAGATAGACGTTCGCGGAGCCGAAGCTCGCGACCCACGCGGCCGAGCCGTCGGCGGTCGCGATGCGCTCGATCATCCCGAGAAACTCGGCGGGCGGGCGCGCGTCGCCGCCGAAGCGGGTCGGCGTGCCGGCGCGGTAGAGGCCGGCGCGCTTGAACAGCTCGACGACGTCGCGCGGCACGTGCGACAGCCGGTCGAATTCGTCGCGGCGCGCGGCCACCACGGCGATCACGTCGTCGAGCGGCAGCGCATCGAGCCCGCATGCCGGCGCGACGCGCGGCTGAGCGGAGCGGGCGGCGCCGACGGCGGCGGCGGCGGTTTCTGACATGGCGGGTCTCCTGAATATGGGATCGACTGAGGAAGAAAAAGGGCGCGTAGGCGCATCGGCGCGGACGAGCATCGCTGGAATCCAGTCTAGGAATGCAATAAGGACGCTTCAATTGGGACGATGGACGCGCGACCTGGGGACGAGCCGTGTCTCCGTAAAGAATTCTTCAGATGCGGCGCGTCGGCACGGGTGTTAATGTGAACATCCACGCGCGCCGCGCCGTGCCGCCCCCGCAGAACCGAGCCATGACCTTTCCCGCCGAAGACGATTTCCGCCGCCTGCTCGATGCGCTGTCGCTGTGCGTGCTGCTGCACGACGCGAAGACGAAGGCGATCGTCTGGGCGAACCGCGCGGCGTGCGACGTGCTCGGCTTTACCGTCGCGGAGCTGCTGCCGCTGAAGGCGCCTGACATGACGCGGCCCGGGCCGAAGTACCAGCGCGAGATCGGCGTCGGCGCGATGGACCGCTCGATCACCGACGGTCCGCAGGTGTACGAATGGTGCTACCGGTCGCGCACGGGCGTCGACATGCTGTCGGAGGCCACCGCGACGCACGTGCGGCTGCGCGAGCGCGACGTCGTGATGGTGCAGTTTCGCGACATCAGCGCGGAGGAGGCGACGCGCCAGGCGCTGCGGCGCTACGAGGCGAGGCTGCGCGAGTTCATGCAGGACCTCGACGAAGGCGTCGCGGTGCTGACGCCGCACGGCGGCGTGCAGTTCATCAGCGAATCGGGGCGGCGCGTGCTCGGCATCGCGGCGGGCGAGCCGCTCGGCGACGTGCTCGACTACTGCACGGTCGCCGATCGCGACCGTCTGATCGCGCAACTGCGCGACGCGCCCGCGTGCCGTCCGTCCGAGCCGCAGCGCTACCGGATCGCGCGCCGCGACGGCACGCCGCGCTGGGTGCGGATCACGTGCCGGCGCGTCGACATCGAAGGCGACCTGAGCGGTTTGCTGATCCACTTCCGCGACGTGACCGACGAGGTGGCGATCGAGGAGACGCGGCGCATCGAGGCGCGGATGCTCGAATACGCGGGACGCTACAACGCGATGGGCGAGATGGCGGCCGTGATCGCGCACGAGCTGAGCCAGCCGCTCGCGGCGGTGCGCAACTTCATCGAAGGCGCGATCCAGCGGCTCGGCCAGCCGGGCTCGACGGACGATGTCGTCTGGGGGTTGCGCGGCGCCGACCGGCAGGCGGAGCACGCGGCGCTCATCATCAAGAGCGTGCGCGAATACGTCGTGCGGCGCGAGTCCGTCGAGGCGGTCGTCGATCTGCGCGACATTCTGGCGGACGTGTCGTATTTCATCGATCTGCGCGCGAAGGAAGCCGGCGTCGCGGTGGCGATCGTGCAGGCGGACGCGCCGCTGCCGGTGCGCTGCGAGCGCGTGCTGATCGGGCAGGTGATCCTGAATCTCGCATTCAACGCGATCGAGGCGCTGACCGACGTCGTTCCGCCGGCGCGCGCGCTGATGCTCGGCATCGGCGAGCACGCGGGGCGCGCGGTGCTGCACGTCGTCGACAACGGGCCCGGCGTGCCCGACGGCGTGCACGCTCGACTGTTCGACGGCTTCTCGTCGTCGAAAGTCAGCGGCAACGGGATCGGGTTGTCGCTGTGCAAGAACATCGTCACGCGGCACGGCGGCAGGATCTGGGCGCAGCCGGCGCCGGGCGGCGGGCTCGAATGCCGCTTCTCGCTGCCGCTCGCGTAACGCAGCGGGACGGCGTCCGACGCGCGGGACGAGCGTGTGCATCGTCAGCGGCCGAGCGCGTGCGCCGTCTTGCCGCCGATCCCGAAATCGGTCGTCGGGATGTCCTTGACGATCACGCGAATCGCCTGCAACGGCGCATCGAGCACGGCCGCGCTCGCATCGGACAGCGCGGCGATCAGCGCGCGCTTCTGCTCGTCGGCGCGCCCGGAGATCAGGATCGCGACGATCACGGGCAGCGCGGGCGGCGCGCCGTCGGCCGCGCTGCGACCGCCGAGCCCGATGTGCGTCGCGGGCAGCTCGCTCAACAGGATTCGCACCGATTCGGCGGGCGCGCCAATCGCGGCGACGGTCGCCGCGGTCAGCCGGTCGATCAGCTCGGCCTTCCGTGCGTCTCGATGGCCGGCCGGCAAATACACTTCGAGTGTCGGCATGATGAGATGAAAGAGAAAACGTCGACGAAAAGGCGCGCTCGCCGCGCACGCGCTTGCATGCGCGCCGCGACGAGGGCGCCGCGGCGTCACAGCAGGAAGCCGATCGCGCTCAGCGCATCGGTCGAGTCGATCAGGCGGATCACCTTCCCGGCCAGACGCACGTCGCCGTCGCGCAGGTCGAGCTTGTGCGTGACGTCCGCCGCGAACAGCGTCGCGACGCCGCGCTTGTATGCGACGACGACCTGCGCGGACTTCACTTCGATCGTCTCCGCGCTTTCGCTCTCGAGCGTGAAGCGCGACACGGTGCGCACCGTGCGCGCCGCGTCGGACGCCGACGCCGAATAGCCGGACAGCATTCGCTGCGTGCGCTTCTCGCGCATCTCGTGATCGTCGTACACATAGTTGAGCGTGGCTTCGAAGTCGGTCGCGGCGGGATCGATCGGGACGACGTAACGACCGGCCGGCTCCCACAGATCGAGCCAGCCGCGATAGTCGCGGCGATCGAGCAGCTCGGCCTCGCGCCAGATGAACTCGACGGCACGCGCGAACGTGCGCGTGGAAAAAAGGGCGTTGCGGTCGTCCATCATGCTTGCTCCATCATCTTGCGCCATTGCCGGTATGCTTCGCGCATGCCGGTCTCGTCGGTCGCATGCGCGGTCTTTTCGCCGTTCGGCGCGGTCGTTTCGCGGTTCAGCCCGCGGTTCACGAGAATCGGCACGTCGGGCCCCGCATGCGCGCCGCGCTGCACGCGCTCCCAGGCTTCCGCGTCGTCCGGGCTACCGAAGCCGAACGGCCCCTGGAAATGCTCGTGGATCCGCAGCCGGACCTGATTCGCCTCGTCCGGGCCGCCATCCATCGCGAGCGCGACGTGGCGGATCTCGGTCTCCTCCGCCGAAATCGGCCGCAGCACGCGAAAGAACGCCATCGACAGCGCGAGGTTCGGAAACAGATTGAGGTTGAAGCCGACGCCCATCAGCGAGCGCACGATACGCCGCACTTCGTCGGGCGCATGCCGCTCGGCGAGCTGCGCGGCGAGCGCGTCGAAGCGTTGTGGCAGCGGCGCGCCGTCGTCTTCGTCGAGATCGATCAGCTCGGGCATCAGCACGGCGAGGCTGTGGCCGTTGCCGAGCGCGCGGCAGAACGCGGCGTCGCTCGTCATGAAGCTCGTGATCGCGGCGGCCGTCTCGTCGTCGATCGATTTCATCCACGATTTGTGGACGACCGGGAAGTGGTAAAGGTCGGTCGTGTTCTCGAGCTGGATCTTCCAGTTGCCCTTGAACTTGAACTTGTGCTCGCCGTTCGACTTGATCGGGTAGCCCGCGCCCTGCTTCATGAACAGGTCGATCCACGGCTTCGCCGCGCCGAGGAAATCGTCGAGCGGTTCGACATCCTGATTGAAGCTCGCGAACACGAGGCCCTGGTAGGTGCCGACGCGCAGCTTCACGAGCGGCAGATCGTTTTTGTCGCATACGCCTTCGTAGCCGTCGCCGTACGGCAGTGCGCGCAGCGTGCCGTCGAGCGCGTACGACCAGCTGTGGTACGGGCACGTGAAGCCTTTCGCGTTCCCGCGGTGCGCTTCGCAGACAGTCGCGCCGCGATGGCGGCAGCGGTTCTGCAGCACGTTCACGTCGCCGTTCCTGTCGCGCACGACGATGACCGGCTGGCGGCCGATCGTCGTCGTCACGAAGTCGCCGGGATTCGGCAGCTCGCTGTCGTGCGCGACCCAGATCCAGGTGCGATAGAAGATGCGCTCGAGCTCGGCCTCGAACAGCTCGGGGTCGTAGTACATCGACGGGGCGATGCGATCGGACTCCACGCGCCGGGCGAGCGCGCGCGTGTCGATGGTCTGATAAGGAGATTCGCTCATCGTGGTCGGAAGGAAATTCGCGATGTCGTCGCGAGGTTGCGGGGCTGGCATGTTTGCCATGTCGTCCGGCCAGTGTCGCGGCGCGCTTGATATCCGTCAAATTGATCTAAAATCTATCTATTCATAAATGCGATGAATTTTCAGGAGGCGGCCGTGACGTCCATCGATCATCTCGATCTGAACCTGCTGCGCGTGTTCCAGGCGATCGTCGAGGAGCGCAGCCTGACGAAGGCGGGCGAGCGGCTCGCGCTGTCGCAGCCGGCCGTCAGCTATTCGCTCGGCCGCCTGCGCACGCTGTTCGACGATCCGCTCTTCATCCGCACGCGCGCGGGCATGCAGCCGACGCCGATCGCGCTCGAACTCGCGACCATCGTCGGGCGCGCGCTCGACACGGTGCGCGAGGCGCTGCGCTATGCGGAGAGCTTCGATCCCGCCGTCAGCACGCGCACGTTCCGGGTGTCGCTGTCCGACGCGGGCGAGATGGCGTATCTGCCTGCGATCTGCCGCGCGCTGCACGAGCGTGCGCCGCGCGTGAAGCTTGCCGTGCGGCCGATGCCCGTCGACGAGATCGAGGACGCGCTGCGATCGAGCCGGCTCGACTTCGCGATCGGCAATCTGCCGGCGCTGATGCCGCGCACCCGGCACCGGCTGCTGTTCGAAGAGACCTACGTGTGCATGACGGGGCGGCGGCGCGGCCTGCCGAAGGCCGCCGCGCTCGGCCTCGAGCAGTTCCTGCAGGCGTCGCACGTACAGGTAATGTCGGTCGAGCACAGCCATCACGCGCTCGACGATGCGCTGCGCGCGCAAGGCGTCGGCCGCAACATCGCGCTCGAAGTGCCGCACTTCGTCGCGCTGCCGGGCATCCTGAGCGTCACGGATCTGTACGCGACGCTGCCGAAGCGGCTCGCGCAGATCCTCAATCGCGGCGACGCGTTCCGGATCTATGCGCTGCCGGTGCCGCTGCCCGCGGTGCCGGTGACGATGCACTGGCACGAGCATTTCGACGACGACGCGGGCATCGCGTGGATGCGCGATCTGATGGCGGGGATCGTCGAGCATTTCGACGAGGCTTGAGGGGGGGCGGCAGTGTTGGGCGGGGGCGCGGTCGAGCGGCTGGGCGGTTTGGGTCGCGTGCGGTTGCGTGCCGGCTCGGCGCGGACGACTGGTCCGAGTGCGTAGCGCTCGTCGAGCGGTGTTTGACCGGCGGCGTTTTTCAATTCAGCGGACCAAACCGCTTGTATTCGATCGCCGATGCGCGATGGAGGGTGCGCGGGCATCGACTGGACGTGCGGCGGAGGCGCGCGTGTTCGGGATGTCGGGCGGGCGCAGATCGGCAGTCCGATGCAATTCGATATCGCGCGACGTCACGCGAGCTGGACAACCGAAGCGACGCGAACGGCGCGAACGATGCAAAAAACGAAGGCCCCCTGAACAAGCGGCGTCAAAGATCGAGCACGAGCACCGGCGACCGCGAGCGCGACACGCAGCAGCAAATCACCTTGTTGCTCGCGCGCTCCGCCCTGCTCAGGCAGTGGTCGCGATGATCGGGCTCGCCGCTCACGACGGGCACCATGCAGGTGCCGCACACGCCTTCGCCGCACGACGTGTCGACCTCGACGCCGATCGACGCGAGCGCGTCGACGATCGACGTCCTGTCGTCGACGCGAATCGATCGTCCGCTGCGCTGCAGCCGCATTTCGAATGCGTCGCCTTCAGCGACGGGCAGCGGCGGCTCGGCCGCGAAGCGTTCGAGATGGATCGCGGTTTCGTCGATGCGCACGGCCGCGCGCGCGACGACCTGATCCATGAACGGCGCGGGGCCGCACGTATAGAGATGCGTGCCGGGGGCGGCGTCGGTGACGCACGCGTCGAGCGCCGCGGCGAGATCGGGCGGCTCGATGCCGACGTGCAGCGCGACGTGCGGCGCGAACGGCTCGCTCGACAGCCGCTCGAAAAACGCCGCATGCGCGCGACTGCGCACGAAGTAATGCAGCCGGAACGGCGCGCGCCGCTCGACGAGCCGGTAGGCCATCGACAACAGCGGCGTCACGCCGATGCCGGCGGCGATCAGGAGGTGCGCGCGCGCATCGTCGGCGATCCGAAACAAATTGCGCGGCGTGCCGACCGCGAGCTCGGTGCCGACGCGAACGTCGTCGTGCAGCGAGCGTGAGCCGCCGCGCGAGCGCAACTCCTTCTTTACTGCGAACTGATACGAGGCGCGCTGCGCGGGGTCGCCGCACAGCGAATATTGGCGGGTGACGCCGGATGGGCTCGTCACGTCGATGTGCGCGCCGGGCTCGTATGCGTCGAACGGCAGGCCGTCGACGCGCGAGATGCGAAAGGAGCGGATGTCCTGCGCCTCGTCCTGGAGCGCATCGACCCGGGCTAGATGGAAACTCGCTTGCATGGGGAATCCGTTGATGGAGTGAGACGCGCGCCGCACGTGCGGCGAAGCCGCGCGATTCGGCAAAAGCAGGATAAGCTGCGTAATTGAATCAGGCAAATTGATGAAAAACGGTTGAATGGATAAGTGCCACTGATTTAATCTGGGCTCGAGTGATTGCCGGATCGGGTGCGCGTTGGCGGCTGTCCGGGTTCGGAAGGTGAAGGGCGCAAGCGCGGCCGTCGCCGCCGGAAACGAGGCGGCGTGCGAGGCGACGAGAAGCGGCGCAGGAAGGGCGAGGTGGGCAAAAGGAACGAAAAGGACGAAGCTCGCGCGCGAGCCGGGCCGTCCCGTGCGCGCCGCTTCGGCGCGGCGTCGCGCGGCAACCGGCCGCCGCGTCAGTAGCGGATCATGACGGACTTCAATTCCGTGTAGTCGTGGATGAACGCACTGCCGAACTCGCGTCCGAGCCCAGACGATTTGACGCCGCCGAACGGCACGGCCGGATCGAGGAACGTGTGCATGTTGACCCACAGCGTGCCCGCTTCGATCCGGGGAATCAGCCGTAGCGCCTTCGAGAGATTGTTGGTCCACAGGCTTGCGGTCAGGCCGAACGGCGTGTCGTTGAACAGGCTGACGAGCTCGTCGTCGGTGTCGTACGGCAGAAAGCTGATGACGGGGCCGAACGTTTCCTCATGCAGCAGCCGGTCGTCGCGATGCTTCGCGAGCACGGCCGTCGGCTCGACGAAATAACCGGGGCGGTCGACGCGGCGGCCGCCGAATACGACCTCGCCGTTTTCCCGCGCCCAGTCGAAATAGCCGAGGATCTTGTCGAGGTGCGGCTTGTTCGCGAGCGGCCCGAACGCCACGGATTCATCGAGCGGCGAGCCCACGCGGATCGCCTGCAATCCCGTCTTGACCTTCTCGAGCACTTCGTCGAGCTTCGAACGATGCACGTACACGCGTTCCGGCGACGCGCAGATCTGCCCTTGATGCGTATACCCCGCCGTCAGCAGTCCGCTCACCGCGTCGTCGACGTCGACGTCCTCGAGAAAGCCGGCCGCATTCTTTCCGCCTAGTTCGAGCGTCGCGCGGGTCAGATTGGCGCCGATCGCCTGCGTGCCGACGCGAATGCCGGTCGCCACCGAGCCGGTGAACGACACTTTGGCGACGTCCGCGTGGTCGATCAGCATGCGGCCGACGTTGCCGTCGCCGTTGACGACGTTCAGCGCGCCGGGCGGCACGCCGGCCTCGGTCGCGAGCTCGGCAAGACGCAGCAGCGTCAGCGGGCTGAATTCGCTCGGCTTGATGACGACCGTGCAACCCGTGACGAGGGCGGACGCGATCTTCCAGATGGCGATCATCACCGAGAAATTCCACGGAACGATGCCGGCCACGACGCCGACCGGCTCGCGAAACGTCAGCGCCGTGTAGCGCTCGCCCGCGCGGGACGGCAGCGACGGCGCGATCGTCTCGCCGTTGATCTTGGTCGCCCAGCTGGCGTAATAGCGGAGAAACGTCGCGCTTTGCGCGACTTCGATCGCGCGCGATACGTGGATGTGCTTGCCCGAGCAGAGCGTTTCGAGTTGGGCGATTTCCTCGCCGTGTTGTTCGATGAGATCGGCGAGCCGGTTCAGGATCTCGGCGCGCCGGCCCGCAGACGTATCGCGCCAGGCGCCGTGGAACGCCGCCTTCGCGGCGGCGACGGCGGCGTCGACATCGGCCGCGTCCGCGTTGCGCACGTGGGCGATCGTCTGCTCGGTCGCCGGGTTGGTTATCGCGATACGATGGTCCGATGCGCCGGCGCGAGATGCGCCGCCGACGAAATGCGCATGATCCTGCGTGAGGAACCGGAACACCTCGGGAAGAAGTGGGATGTCGCTCATGTCGATCGAGTCCTGTTCAGTGATTGGAGGGGGGGAAGCGGCGCACGCTCAGCCGACGCACTCGGCGGACGGAGAAGGCGCCTTGTGGCCGAGCAGCAGATCGGCGCCGCGCTCTCCGATCATGATCGAAGGCGCGTTGGTGTTGCCGCTCGGCACCTGCGGGCAAATCGAGCAATCGACGACGCGCAGGTTGGCGACGCCATGCACGCGCAGCGCCTGGTCGACGACCGACGATGCGGGGTCCGTGCCCATCCGGCAGGAACCGGCGGGGTGATAGACAGTCTTGACGTTCTGTCGAACGAACGCTTCGAGCGCTCGATCGTCGTCGCGCTCGAGCCGCGACGGCGCGACGATTTCGCGGACGTGGGCGCCGAGCGCCGGCGCGGCCAGTATGTCCAGCCCCGCCCGGACAGCGCGTATCTGCCCGGACAGGTCGTCGGGATGACTGAGGAAATTCGCGTCGATTCGCGGCAGATCGGCCGGATCGGTGCTGCGCAGCAGGACGCGACCGCGCGATTTCGGCTGAAGATGTCCTGCTTTCACGGTGATGCCGTGTTCGCTCGCAGGCGGTTTTTCGCCGGGCGTATTGTCGAAATTGTCGAGAAGCGGCAGGAAGTGCAACTGAATGTCGGGGCGGCCCGTGCCGAGACTGTCGATGAACGCGCCGCCTTCGAGGATGTTGCTCGTCAGCAGGCCGCTGCGGAAGCACCGCCACTGAAGGAAGTGACCGAGCGCCGCGAGTCCCTGGTCCGCGCCGAGCAAGCTGGTTTTCGTGCGGATCGACGCCTGGACCGACAGGTGCAGGTGATCGTGAAAATTCTTGCCGACCGGCAGATCGGCGATCGTCTCGATGCCGAGGTCGGACAGATGGTCATGCGGGCCGATTCCGGACAGCATCAGCACCTTCGGGCTGCCGATCGCGCCGGCGCTCAGCACGACTTCCTTGCGCGCGCCGATCGTGATCGGCGCCGAGCCGCGCTCGCCGAACGCGACGCCGACCGCGCGTCCCTGCTCGACGAGAATGCGGTGAACGAGCGCGCCGGTCGCGATCGTCAGGCGCGCGTCGTCGCGGACCGATTTCAGGTAGGTGCGCGCGGTGCTCGCGCGCTCGCCGTTGTGCGTCGTCGTCTGGTAATAGCCGATGCCCCGCTGAGACGCGCCGTTGAAATCGTTGACGTAAGGCAGCCCGATTTCCTGGCCGGCGCGCACGAAGGCGCCCGTCAGCGGATGGCGGTAGCGGTTCTCGCTGACGGGCAGCGGCCCTTGCTGGCCATGAAATTCCGTGCCGAGGCTTTCGTTGGCTTCCGCGTTGCGGAAGTAGGGCAGCACGTCGCGGTAGCGCCAATCGGTGCAGCCCCATTCGGTTGCCCAGTCGTCGTAGTCCGCGGCTTGTCCGCGGATGTAGATCATGCCGTTCACCGAACTGCCGCCGCCCAGCACGCGTCCTTGCGCGATGATCAGCGAGCGGTCGTTCGCGTGGCGCTGCGGCTCGGTCATGTACGGCCACGATTTCCGCTGGAACACCTTGACGACGGCGCCGGGGATCGCGTGAAACGGATTGCTGTCGGCGCCGCCCGCTTCCAGCAGCAGGACGGTTCCCGCTTTCTGCTGGATCAGACGAGCCGCGACCACGCAGCCTGCCGAGCCGCCGCCGATCACGATGTAGTCGT
This genomic stretch from Burkholderia oklahomensis C6786 harbors:
- a CDS encoding GMC family oxidoreductase — protein: MKTLQPSYDYIVIGGGSAGCVVAARLIQQKAGTVLLLEAGGADSNPFHAIPGAVVKVFQRKSWPYMTEPQRHANDRSLIIAQGRVLGGGSSVNGMIYIRGQAADYDDWATEWGCTDWRYRDVLPYFRNAEANESLGTEFHGQQGPLPVSENRYRHPLTGAFVRAGQEIGLPYVNDFNGASQRGIGYYQTTTHNGERASTARTYLKSVRDDARLTIATGALVHRILVEQGRAVGVAFGERGSAPITIGARKEVVLSAGAIGSPKVLMLSGIGPHDHLSDLGIETIADLPVGKNFHDHLHLSVQASIRTKTSLLGADQGLAALGHFLQWRCFRSGLLTSNILEGGAFIDSLGTGRPDIQLHFLPLLDNFDNTPGEKPPASEHGITVKAGHLQPKSRGRVLLRSTDPADLPRIDANFLSHPDDLSGQIRAVRAGLDILAAPALGAHVREIVAPSRLERDDDRALEAFVRQNVKTVYHPAGSCRMGTDPASSVVDQALRVHGVANLRVVDCSICPQVPSGNTNAPSIMIGERGADLLLGHKAPSPSAECVG
- a CDS encoding aromatic ring-hydroxylating oxygenase subunit alpha; amino-acid sequence: MSESPYQTIDTRALARRVESDRIAPSMYYDPELFEAELERIFYRTWIWVAHDSELPNPGDFVTTTIGRQPVIVVRDRNGDVNVLQNRCRHRGATVCEAHRGNAKGFTCPYHSWSYALDGTLRALPYGDGYEGVCDKNDLPLVKLRVGTYQGLVFASFNQDVEPLDDFLGAAKPWIDLFMKQGAGYPIKSNGEHKFKFKGNWKIQLENTTDLYHFPVVHKSWMKSIDDETAAAITSFMTSDAAFCRALGNGHSLAVLMPELIDLDEDDGAPLPQRFDALAAQLAERHAPDEVRRIVRSLMGVGFNLNLFPNLALSMAFFRVLRPISAEETEIRHVALAMDGGPDEANQVRLRIHEHFQGPFGFGSPDDAEAWERVQRGAHAGPDVPILVNRGLNRETTAPNGEKTAHATDETGMREAYRQWRKMMEQA
- a CDS encoding PAS domain-containing sensor histidine kinase, producing the protein MTFPAEDDFRRLLDALSLCVLLHDAKTKAIVWANRAACDVLGFTVAELLPLKAPDMTRPGPKYQREIGVGAMDRSITDGPQVYEWCYRSRTGVDMLSEATATHVRLRERDVVMVQFRDISAEEATRQALRRYEARLREFMQDLDEGVAVLTPHGGVQFISESGRRVLGIAAGEPLGDVLDYCTVADRDRLIAQLRDAPACRPSEPQRYRIARRDGTPRWVRITCRRVDIEGDLSGLLIHFRDVTDEVAIEETRRIEARMLEYAGRYNAMGEMAAVIAHELSQPLAAVRNFIEGAIQRLGQPGSTDDVVWGLRGADRQAEHAALIIKSVREYVVRRESVEAVVDLRDILADVSYFIDLRAKEAGVAVAIVQADAPLPVRCERVLIGQVILNLAFNAIEALTDVVPPARALMLGIGEHAGRAVLHVVDNGPGVPDGVHARLFDGFSSSKVSGNGIGLSLCKNIVTRHGGRIWAQPAPGGGLECRFSLPLA
- a CDS encoding aromatic-ring-hydroxylating dioxygenase subunit beta, coding for MMDDRNALFSTRTFARAVEFIWREAELLDRRDYRGWLDLWEPAGRYVVPIDPAATDFEATLNYVYDDHEMREKRTQRMLSGYSASASDAARTVRTVSRFTLESESAETIEVKSAQVVVAYKRGVATLFAADVTHKLDLRDGDVRLAGKVIRLIDSTDALSAIGFLL
- a CDS encoding NAD-dependent phenylacetaldehyde dehydrogenase; amino-acid sequence: MSDIPLLPEVFRFLTQDHAHFVGGASRAGASDHRIAITNPATEQTIAHVRNADAADVDAAVAAAKAAFHGAWRDTSAGRRAEILNRLADLIEQHGEEIAQLETLCSGKHIHVSRAIEVAQSATFLRYYASWATKINGETIAPSLPSRAGERYTALTFREPVGVVAGIVPWNFSVMIAIWKIASALVTGCTVVIKPSEFSPLTLLRLAELATEAGVPPGALNVVNGDGNVGRMLIDHADVAKVSFTGSVATGIRVGTQAIGANLTRATLELGGKNAAGFLEDVDVDDAVSGLLTAGYTHQGQICASPERVYVHRSKLDEVLEKVKTGLQAIRVGSPLDESVAFGPLANKPHLDKILGYFDWARENGEVVFGGRRVDRPGYFVEPTAVLAKHRDDRLLHEETFGPVISFLPYDTDDELVSLFNDTPFGLTASLWTNNLSKALRLIPRIEAGTLWVNMHTFLDPAVPFGGVKSSGLGREFGSAFIHDYTELKSVMIRY
- a CDS encoding 2-hydroxymuconate tautomerase family protein, whose translation is MPTLEVYLPAGHRDARKAELIDRLTAATVAAIGAPAESVRILLSELPATHIGLGGRSAADGAPPALPVIVAILISGRADEQKRALIAALSDASAAVLDAPLQAIRVIVKDIPTTDFGIGGKTAHALGR
- a CDS encoding PDR/VanB family oxidoreductase, producing the protein MQASFHLARVDALQDEAQDIRSFRISRVDGLPFDAYEPGAHIDVTSPSGVTRQYSLCGDPAQRASYQFAVKKELRSRGGSRSLHDDVRVGTELAVGTPRNLFRIADDARAHLLIAAGIGVTPLLSMAYRLVERRAPFRLHYFVRSRAHAAFFERLSSEPFAPHVALHVGIEPPDLAAALDACVTDAAPGTHLYTCGPAPFMDQVVARAAVRIDETAIHLERFAAEPPLPVAEGDAFEMRLQRSGRSIRVDDRTSIVDALASIGVEVDTSCGEGVCGTCMVPVVSGEPDHRDHCLSRAERASNKVICCCVSRSRSPVLVLDL
- a CDS encoding LysR family transcriptional regulator — translated: MTSIDHLDLNLLRVFQAIVEERSLTKAGERLALSQPAVSYSLGRLRTLFDDPLFIRTRAGMQPTPIALELATIVGRALDTVREALRYAESFDPAVSTRTFRVSLSDAGEMAYLPAICRALHERAPRVKLAVRPMPVDEIEDALRSSRLDFAIGNLPALMPRTRHRLLFEETYVCMTGRRRGLPKAAALGLEQFLQASHVQVMSVEHSHHALDDALRAQGVGRNIALEVPHFVALPGILSVTDLYATLPKRLAQILNRGDAFRIYALPVPLPAVPVTMHWHEHFDDDAGIAWMRDLMAGIVEHFDEA